Within Apostichopus japonicus isolate 1M-3 chromosome 23, ASM3797524v1, whole genome shotgun sequence, the genomic segment TGGGTCTCAACAGATGACCTAGAAGCCCCGTCCTCGTAGTTTCCATCTCTCATCTCTGTCAGAGAGTGGATCTGATTAACCTTCTTGTGACTATTCATCTGGTGGCTCTCCTCATGTATCTGCATCCCGCTAATGCTATTGCAGACAAACTCACAGCTCCTAGTTGGACATTTGATCAGCACCATTTCTTCATTgacacaagaacaacaaaagGCCTCATATGGCTTATCTGACTTTAGACCCTCCACATATTTACCTGATATCATGAAGGTTCGATTTTTTGGACTGATCTGAGCTTTGCCCTCATTTAGATTCTGAGATTTCTCATCCATACATGGTTCTGACAAGAGATGCCCTCCTCCGTCCAAATTAAATCGCTCTTTTAGGTATTTCAGATCTTGTCTGTCAAGGTAGTCCTGAATGATTTTCTGGTCATTTTCGGTACTGTCCACCAGCCTACTAGCAAGGGGTCTGTCTCTTGGAGAGAACCTCTGTTCATAGCTGATGGGTAAAGAATGTCTCCTGACTGATATGTCACCAGGTACTTGCAATTTATTTCTGGATTCACTAGAAGAGGCTGCACTCAATGAAAGTAATGCCCTGACTGTGGCATCTTCATTCTCCCTCCCAGGAGGAAGACTGATGCTATCAGGAGACATGGTGACATCACTAGAACCTGGCGAAAACTGCCTACTGCCACTCTTGGGTACATCTAAATGTTCTTCTGTTTGATCAGCTTGAGACATCTTCCTCAAATCATTCCCAGAGCTGCTTATCTTTGGAGAATTTACTGGTCTGGACCCGCTGAACTGTCCTTCAGGAGTTATAGAAGGAGGTTGCAAGCATGGGTGAGGAGACAAACTTGGTGATGGCAGTTGAGAGAGGGGTGATCCAGGCATTGACATCTGAGACCCTGGGGATGGTGGTAAGGATGTACATGGAGATGGTGCAGTGCATGTAGACATGGGTGACATTGGTTGTGGTGAAGCAGGATATGAGCCTGAGACAGAGCTAGAGACAGATCTGGGACCCCTAGGCAGGGAGACTCTCGGGATAATTCTACCTCTTTTACGTAGCTGTTTAGTTGTTTTATGGTGATTTATCAAGCATTTCCAAAATGTCTTCCTACGAATGGCACTAACTTCCTCTGATGGAGCTACCCTTGGGTTGCAGGCAGCTGGAAACTTTGGGATGGACACTTGTGCAGATTCCTTCTTCCCAAAAGCAATCCTCTTACAAACCGTGCAGGTTATGATAAGGGATGGGGCAATAGGATAGTCTCTACTTCCAGGATGAATCTGGTTTTTACAAATGAAGCAAGTCAGTACTGGTAATGATCCTGACAATAACTGACTTCCAGTGGTGCTTGCCTTGTACTGATCAATGTTAGGTACTTTAAAGGGGGAAACTTTTGTTACAGCACCACCACCTATGTCCTGCTGACCGTCAGCCATTTCCTCCCCTCTTGATGTCTTTGGAACAAATGGTGGAGGTTTACTCTGAAGTGGGCTTTGAGATGAGAACCGCTGCGATGATGAACAAGCctacaaagaaaaaatgtaaattcaTTAGTGGTTGCTTTTGTTGGTATGGAGTTTATATTCCATACTGATTTGAGCAGGTAACATTTACCCTGTATAGTGATGGACAATAATTGAATATTAATGTGACAAGATTTCAAGGTAGGCAATGTAACACAAAAGGATACTGATAATTTATATCTAGCAATGTAAGTCTTTGCCATTGAAAAAATCTTATGCTTCATTCAAAGAAATCCAAGAAATTTTGTTAGTTAATAACAACTTTAGACACGATGGGCTGAAAATAATTCAAGGGACAAAAGCAAGTATTCACTGTAGTCATTTGGTTGAGTGTACCTCCCATATATTTATGAGTGTGTACTGACCAGAACCAAAGCTTTAACACTCACATGTCATAGGTTGAATGTACCTCCCATATATTTATGAGTATGTACTGACCAGAACCAAAGCTTTAACACTCACATGTCATAAGTTGAATGTACTGTACCTCCCATATATTTATGAGTGTGTACTGACCAGAACCAAAGCTTTAACACTCACATGTCATAGGTTGAGTGTACCTCCCATATATTTATGAGTGTGTACTGACCAGAACCAGAGCTTTAACACTCACATGTCATAGGTTGAGTGTACCTCCCATATATTTATGAGTGTGTACTGACCAGAACCAGAGCTTTAACACTCACATGTCATAGGTTGAGTGTACCTCCCATATATTTATGAGCATGTACTGACCAGAACCAAAGCTTTAACACTCACATGTCATAGGTGGGGTGTACCTACCATATATTTATGAGTGTGTACTGACCAGAACCAAAGCCTTAACACTCACATGTCATAGGTTGAGTGTACCTCCCATATATTTATGAGTGTGTACTGACCAGAACCAAAGCTTTAACACTCACATGTCATATGTTGAGTGTACCTCCCATATACTAATGAGTGTGTACTGACCAGAACCAAAGCTTTAGCATTGCCATCTAAAATATTTACCAATAAACCTCATCTGTAGTACTTACTTCTATAATTACTAAAAGTATTAGAAACTGTTTTTGATATACTTGAACTTTAAAAGCATGGCTCTCACACCCACTAGATGACTAAAGCCCATAAATTCATTCCTCAACTGTATAAGAAACCTTTGCAATATTCAAGACATGTTATGTGATGATACCTTGGCTCCTTGGCTGTCTGGTCTATCCTGTCCTTGCTCTGATGTTACATGATGGTCCTGCACAGCTATGCCCATGGGCCTTGATGAACCATCTGACACCTTAGAACGATTTAAGAAAAGGCTTCCAAATTTTACTTCTGATGGCAGTCGCTCCTCTAAAGGCCGTACTTTAGGTACTTTTGGGGCAGGCACATCAAAATTCAAGATAATCGGTTGTACTGCTGAAGATGCCTGAGGCATAGATCCCTGAATACCCTTAGGGGCTTGTGGTATCTCTAACCGTCCCTCTTTGGGACGTTTCTGCTTTTTCACTTTCTTCAATGGAGATGAATGGTCCCCTATGATAGAGCTAGGTTCGTGCCTCTTTGGACCCCTACTGACGAGTCCGAATGTTGAAAGTTCAAGGGGAACATAGTGATTGAAAGGGTACCTTTGCTGTGCTTCAAGAGGGGTCAAGGTTCTCTGGTCCATTATTGAGGTAGTCAAACTTAAATGATGGGGTATAGAAGTCTGTATTGAGGGTTGCACTACACCATGTGTAAACCGTGGTGCATAATTAGGCATTACTGCTGAGGGAGCCACCACTATGTGAGAAGTAGGTATCCCCTGGGGGTGACCTAGATTTGGCAAGTACCGTTGTTGCTCTGGAATATTCTTCTGCACATtgagaaaaggaaataaaacaaatggaaattCAAACGATCAATGTGTGCAATGTCCTAGTAAATTTTATGTCTCTCGTTAATGCAAAAGAAATGTACAATGTCCTAGTCAATTCTTTGTCCCTCATTTGGTTAACAACAAACCTCCATTGAATTATAGATGAAAGGCATCAGTTGGCTTAATTACCATATACTCAGATGAGATTCAAGATTCAAATTAGAAACCTCTTTACAATGGTTTACAGATTGAATCTGTggcaaatcaaatattttaactCAGTGGCCAAAAATTAAACTGAGATGGATTTTCTAACCAGAAAGCCAATTGGCTTTGTGATTTCTCCCCATACAATTGTTTGAATTTCCACAAAGCTAACTGACTAATGTAGAGTAAGTGAGTTAAatctgtccaagaattaagtgagaactaGAAAAGATCAGATATTtccagctcttatttgtagcacttccttgtgggcatcaaccattcATTCCCTAGTAAGGTTTTTTACTGTATATCAATTCAGTTTCATATCCAaaaaagaacagtcttcctatatggaatatagacacatagatgTATGAGTCAAAGGACATTTTCTTTAACCAATTTTGAGCTATAAATCACCTCTGCCaccaaccatccctttaatagttgttattaatgaatgagagttacatgacattgtttatacactgagaaatattttcacatcCTACTGCAAAAGCCAAAGACATGTAGTACAAAACGTTTCCAAATGTGTAGtgaggtagataggaaagtgcaattgtggagtgggtgacaggtaagagaggagcgaagtaaatcacagagaataaggccaattttgagaccatatgtgataacctgttgaccccttgagaATTTCTTGTGGCACCATTTGAGACCCATTGATGCTCAGAGGGCAAAAACTGATAAGGACCTTTTGAGTGTGTTTAAAGCAACCAACACTAGAATATCAATTCAAAATACTGAACAGAATtcgaccaaactatgttcaccaaaagaaaatcaaagcaTTGAAGaactcacagattaattgtagctttaattttggaattaTCATGTTAacgttttcagactttgacacatgatgacctcatgtgacctttgacctctaccaatttcaatagggttaaTATACTCACCAACCTGGGTCTACATACTACtgtaagtatgaagttcaacaaagatgtactgtttgagttatcgtgtttacaaggttttcagaacTTAACctcctttgacctcaaatgacctttaaaccttcacagaaaagaatTGGGTGCTTGTACTCATTAGGCGGATCCACATACCAACTAAACAGTTATCCACCAAGAACCATTTGagttacagtgtttacaagcaagtatcacatacacacacacccacgccatcaccatcgcacaAAACTACAGGGCAGACAAGTTCCAAACCACTAGATGAAAACCTCTGCTATCCGGCCACATACCTTATGCAGACTAATGAACTTCCAGTGCACTATTGCCAAAACTGCTATATATAGTTGTGCTGTCTTTTTTATTTCTAATGATGGTACAGGTAAATCTGTACTGATGGTATAGTCCCTACATTCTAGTGCCAAGCcataaaatatgttactttGTTTGCTATGTTTTACCAGGTGTTCAACAGCGTAGAGGGCAATGACTCCACAAGTTACAGGACAGCAATAGtgtgccccctcccctgccgccatccccctccccccacccccacctgcTTAAATTGCAGAGGAGTTGTCATTGATCAACACAATGGCATTTTTAGCTCATTTATACTGTATGATGAtgtcattcactctgctgtcaGAATCCACAATACATACAGATATGTAAACTATGAGGGACCATTCTCACCTGTCTCCAGCACACTAATACACATTCCTCATCTAACTAACCTACAGTACACAAACTACTGGTGTGCACCGTATCTCACAACCTGCAATCTACCCACTTTCTTCTCCTGCTCAATCTACAGCACCAGTCACTACACTTGAAAAGCAAGTCAATGTTCTACACACAAATCATATACAGAAGGTTTACTTCCTGAATGGCAACTTGCCAAGAGAACATTGAAATTGCAAAGAACTCAGTGGTTGGTTTCCAAGGCCATGGTATCTGTGTTATGGATCTAGTCTTAGAGATGGTTATTTCATTACGTCTAGACTTAATATATCACATTCAGTAATGGAAAGTACAGAAAACACTGCATGGAAAATTATAGGGCAGTTCTTACCCATGTACAGTGAGCCACAATGAATAGAGAGGGACGTAGCTTAAAAGCAACTATAACAACACCACTTGGTTATGGAAGATACATTCCAATTGAGACATATCTTACCTGAGTCACAACTGGAACATCTAATATACTAAGATACTAAATAGACAGCTTTTGTTACCACAACTATTACTATTCTAAAAATTAGTCTCATTTCAAGTGTGCAATCTCACTAAACCATATTCTCATTGTGAAATTGCTCCATTATGAGGGTGACAGGGTATTGACTCATTCTTCAAAAAAACAAAGGTTGCTACTAACCTGAGCCATCTCTGGTTTCTCTGAGACATGCAGCCCATCACGTCTCTCTGAATCGCGTTTGTCTTTGCCATCTTCCTCATAACAATCTCTAACATTCATCCGTTTCTTCATGGGCATCTGAACTTCCCTTGTGGCAGATTCAGATGACATCTCTTTAACACTGTTTGTCTGAAATGGAGCAAAACATGCCTTTGGTTTttagattaaaaaaaatctcttaTAAAAGCCTCAGAGATTTCCTAAAGAAGCATTTAGTCTGTATTGGTTTGTAGATTACAAACAGAAACAAGCAGGTTTCTGAACTTTAAAGGTTTAAAAGTATTTTCttagaaaaatattccacactgctagttgaaaacgCTTTTGACTGGCTAAAACTTCAGCTACTGGAGGAAGTTGTGTTACAATAGGGGATCTGTTATGGGCCAAGGCAAAAATTAACATATTGTGGGGGGGAGACAGAATTTGATAGAATTTAACTTTTGCACCTATGTACCTGTTCATGTTTAAAGATATAAACATGTAAGTTACATACTACATTCAGACATACACAGAAAAGATACAAGTTTTGTTGTATGTTGACATGGTAACGAAAAGTTATTAGTTTTGGGGGACGGAAGTTTTATCCATACTTAATGCAGttgattatatatttaaaaaaaaacatgtcaagATCATATTCAGATTTAACAATATACAGACACATGctgaattaagaaaagaaattctttcttattttagctataacatacatactgtacatacttacAAACTgtacacatacataaatacatacatacatagcatacatacataacatacatacatacatacattttcaGTGTTATTGtagaatgtacagtacatgaactGTTATATATTTCTGTTAACTGGCATTTGAAATGAGAAAGGAAACACCTCAACGATCCAAGCTGAGACAAGCAGAACAGATTTATATTGTTAGATCATAGACTGAATTATGGACAtgtatccttgaaacctgaaaCATTTGTAATGTTTGCTTAACTGTCACATTCTCTGttcttagaatttcatcaaaatgtactttttcctagaaatattcttttcctctgtgggataaaaaaatgaatgaatttcaATTATGTTCatgtcaaatttatttatatagatcTGTGAATTCAATAAATAAGATGGGGAAAATGACTTGCATGTTTGAATACAACAGTACACAGGCCCCCACAGTTTGAAGCCAAAGAATAAAGAAGAATCATTTGTACAGGTCACCAGCTGTCATAGGACAAAACAGCCTACTTAGTGTGAAATGTGAACAAATGGAAAATTTCAGCCACTTAAAATCCATGCAGTAGTGACACAAAAGCCTGTAACAACTGATGTGATAAGACTAAAACCTCATTTCCTGATCATTGGCTATTTcagtaaatatattttacataactTTTGCGGCAGTTAGGCTCCATTGTGACACTACGTAAAGAATGGTAGGATATAGTGTTCATTACTAACACAGAAAAGTTTTCATGTCAGCGGTACAACACACAAAAGGAGGTGGCCCAGCTTGCACAGTAGATTTGGTGAGTGTATTTTCTGCATCACATGCTACATACTTCCACACAATCTACCAAATTTCAGTTGTTTTGAAAGATGGATGCTGATAATCGAATGTGATTTCTTGCAAAAGAAATTCAGAACTTAGATTTTGAATATGTAAAATTGGTTTGATTTAAGAATAGTTGTAAGTGAAAAAACTGAATGTTGGTGCATATCTAGCACTGTAGACAAATTTAGGAAACTACTCCCCCATATGAACTGTTAGTTTTCATTTGTCATTATTCAATCCCTAAGTAGTGGCGATTCAGAGAAGGAATTGATTTACTCATCCAAGCCTAATCAGAGTGCATAGATTGGCTCAAGAAGGGTAAGTACTTCATACAACTACACATTcaaacatacacacattcaTGCTGTAAATGAAGTTAAAGGAAATTTAGTTTATAGGTCATGAGAAGACAGCAGTGCAGATTATGAATATAGACTTTTCCATTTGGATAGCTGCCTCCAGACATTCCTGAGATTCTAGTTAATAGTAGTTAACTGATTGAGGCAAGGGATGCctgtattactgtatatatggcTATGAGGCACTCAGATCTGTAAATGTTAGTGTGAGTTGTAACCTACACCTTTGATGGTCTTGCATCAATGCCACTCTTGTTACAGGTCTAAATTTCCAAATGAACATACTATTTTGGAAACACACTGAAGAGTGAA encodes:
- the LOC139964577 gene encoding uncharacterized protein isoform X5; this translates as MSSESATREVQMPMKKRMNVRDCYEEDGKDKRDSERRDGLHVSEKPEMAQKNIPEQQRYLPNLGHPQGIPTSHIVVAPSAVMPNYAPRFTHGVVQPSIQTSIPHHLSLTTSIMDQRTLTPLEAQQRYPFNHYVPLELSTFGLVSRGPKRHEPSSIIGDHSSPLKKVKKQKRPKEGRLEIPQAPKGIQGSMPQASSAVQPIILNFDVPAPKVPKVRPLEERLPSEVKFGSLFLNRSKVSDGSSRPMGIAVQDHHVTSEQGQDRPDSQGAKACSSSQRFSSQSPLQSKPPPFVPKTSRGEEMADGQQDIGGGAVTKVSPFKVPNIDQYKASTTGSQLLSGSLPVLTCFICKNQIHPGSRDYPIAPSLIITCTVCKRIAFGKKESAQVSIPKFPAACNPRVAPSEEVSAIRRKTFWKCLINHHKTTKQLRKRGRIIPRVSLPRGPRSVSSSVSGSYPASPQPMSPMSTCTAPSPCTSLPPSPGSQMSMPGSPLSQLPSPSLSPHPCLQPPSITPEGQFSGSRPVNSPKISSSGNDLRKMSQADQTEEHLDVPKSGSRQFSPGSSDVTMSPDSISLPPGRENEDATVRALLSLSAASSSESRNKLQVPGDISVRRHSLPISYEQRFSPRDRPLASRLVDSTENDQKIIQDYLDRQDLKYLKERFNLDGGGHLLSEPCMDEKSQNLNEGKAQISPKNRTFMISGKYVEGLKSDKPYEAFCCSCVNEEMVLIKCPTRSCEFVCNSISGMQIHEESHQMNSHKKVNQIHSLTEMRDGNYEDGASRSSVETQSADTDVEAKSPSSVTHFPHSSGRREEETTPSKDPSKDHQAPPSPAPIVSTSSVIDLGTTAQHVTIPRPNPPMMIPSSARTTSNEPTSPLDLSGKKQLTVGYSRSPKENNHLAPPSFQLGGTPLDLSSQTKHGYSDIVSYQVHNREKEQFVSNPMLGSTGKVIERPPAPAPNMMPSIQIPLPTTAVSIPTQIPTLPFFYTPFIPYPPTIPVSMATGIPLTLMGPQNSTSSLSSAPPRFEKSQEEGDREPKLYQGPFAFLNQVHAARSRAAKAAAAAASSMTASPSPQAIITNHIIHPGTPSPTSSCSSGSWHREKLRETSPASRSLTCSPQRAMAQHTNSTSPHSVSYQGGTISIQSNPTMGGHRRISPKTVKIESPFHQQELSPFNQGEQSSSSSTECSVRVKIEHCSDDEGVLNNNSVRARPDEGSPSSYKGEGLGVQPENNHGNINRKDDYT
- the LOC139964577 gene encoding uncharacterized protein isoform X3, with product MLQNTLVEGPQYGPASVKVFREDVRTYLIKKFGGPVSDLEIGVVLRSAFPHHVRRGKFYCGIGKQNNGETVQSNSVAETLFETQEQTNSVKEMSSESATREVQMPMKKRMNVRDCYEEDGKDKRDSERRDGLHVSEKPEMAQKNIPEQQRYLPNLGHPQGIPTSHIVVAPSAVMPNYAPRFTHGVVQPSIQTSIPHHLSLTTSIMDQRTLTPLEAQQRYPFNHYVPLELSTFGLVSRGPKRHEPSSIIGDHSSPLKKVKKQKRPKEGRLEIPQAPKGIQGSMPQASSAVQPIILNFDVPAPKVPKVRPLEERLPSEVKFGSLFLNRSKVSDGSSRPMGIAVQDHHVTSEQGQDRPDSQGAKACSSSQRFSSQSPLQSKPPPFVPKTSRGEEMADGQQDIGGGAVTKVSPFKVPNIDQYKASTTGSQLLSGSLPVLTCFICKNQIHPGSRDYPIAPSLIITCTVCKRIAFGKKESAQVSIPKFPAACNPRVAPSEEVSAIRRKTFWKCLINHHKTTKQLRKRGRIIPRVSLPRGPRSVSSSVSGSYPASPQPMSPMSTCTAPSPCTSLPPSPGSQMSMPGSPLSQLPSPSLSPHPCLQPPSITPEGQFSGSRPVNSPKISSSGNDLRKMSQADQTEEHLDVPKSGSRQFSPGSSDVTMSPDSISLPPGRENEDATVRALLSLSAASSSESRNKLQVPGDISVRRHSLPISYEQRFSPRDRPLASRLVDSTENDQKIIQDYLDRQDLKYLKERFNLDGGGHLLSEPCMDEKSQNLNEGKAQISPKNRTFMISGKYVEGLKSDKPYEAFCCSCVNEEMVLIKCPTRSCEFVCNSISGMQIHEESHQMNSHKKVNQIHSLTEMRDGNYEDGASRSSVETQSADTDVEAKSPSSVTHFPHSSGRREEETTPSKDPSKDHQAPPSPAPIVSTSSVIDLGTTAQHVTIPRPNPPMMIPSSARTTSNEPTSPLDLSGKKQLTVGYSRSPKENNHLAPPSFQLGGTPLDLSSQTKHGYSDIVSYQVHNREKEQFVSNPMLGSTGKVIERPPAPAPNMMPSIQIPLPTTAVSIPTQIPTLPFFYTPFIPYPPTIPVSMATGIPLTLMGPQNSTSSLSSAPPRFEKSQEEGDREPKLYQGPFAFLNQVHAARSRAAKAAAAAASSMTASPSPQAIITNHIIHPGTPSPTSSCSSGSWHREKLRETSPASRSLTCSPQRAMAQHTNSTSPHSVSYQGGTISIQSNPTMGGHRRISPKTVKIESPFHQQELSPFNQGEQSSSSSTECSVRVKIEHCSDDEGVLNNNSVRARPDEGSPSSYKGEGLGVQPENNHGNINRKDDYT
- the LOC139964577 gene encoding uncharacterized protein isoform X1; protein product: MQPASDLFAACEMSQEKEKNQSILHHHKKRANCLEFIGNNYAVRLQNTLVEGPQYGPASVKVFREDVRTYLIKKFGGPVSDLEIGVVLRSAFPHHVRRGKFYCGIGKQNNGETVQSNSVAETLFETQEQTNSVKEMSSESATREVQMPMKKRMNVRDCYEEDGKDKRDSERRDGLHVSEKPEMAQKNIPEQQRYLPNLGHPQGIPTSHIVVAPSAVMPNYAPRFTHGVVQPSIQTSIPHHLSLTTSIMDQRTLTPLEAQQRYPFNHYVPLELSTFGLVSRGPKRHEPSSIIGDHSSPLKKVKKQKRPKEGRLEIPQAPKGIQGSMPQASSAVQPIILNFDVPAPKVPKVRPLEERLPSEVKFGSLFLNRSKVSDGSSRPMGIAVQDHHVTSEQGQDRPDSQGAKACSSSQRFSSQSPLQSKPPPFVPKTSRGEEMADGQQDIGGGAVTKVSPFKVPNIDQYKASTTGSQLLSGSLPVLTCFICKNQIHPGSRDYPIAPSLIITCTVCKRIAFGKKESAQVSIPKFPAACNPRVAPSEEVSAIRRKTFWKCLINHHKTTKQLRKRGRIIPRVSLPRGPRSVSSSVSGSYPASPQPMSPMSTCTAPSPCTSLPPSPGSQMSMPGSPLSQLPSPSLSPHPCLQPPSITPEGQFSGSRPVNSPKISSSGNDLRKMSQADQTEEHLDVPKSGSRQFSPGSSDVTMSPDSISLPPGRENEDATVRALLSLSAASSSESRNKLQVPGDISVRRHSLPISYEQRFSPRDRPLASRLVDSTENDQKIIQDYLDRQDLKYLKERFNLDGGGHLLSEPCMDEKSQNLNEGKAQISPKNRTFMISGKYVEGLKSDKPYEAFCCSCVNEEMVLIKCPTRSCEFVCNSISGMQIHEESHQMNSHKKVNQIHSLTEMRDGNYEDGASRSSVETQSADTDVEAKSPSSVTHFPHSSGRREEETTPSKDPSKDHQAPPSPAPIVSTSSVIDLGTTAQHVTIPRPNPPMMIPSSARTTSNEPTSPLDLSGKKQLTVGYSRSPKENNHLAPPSFQLGGTPLDLSSQTKHGYSDIVSYQVHNREKEQFVSNPMLGSTGKVIERPPAPAPNMMPSIQIPLPTTAVSIPTQIPTLPFFYTPFIPYPPTIPVSMATGIPLTLMGPQNSTSSLSSAPPRFEKSQEEGDREPKLYQGPFAFLNQVHAARSRAAKAAAAAASSMTASPSPQAIITNHIIHPGTPSPTSSCSSGSWHREKLRETSPASRSLTCSPQRAMAQHTNSTSPHSVSYQGGTISIQSNPTMGGHRRISPKTVKIESPFHQQELSPFNQGEQSSSSSTECSVRVKIEHCSDDEGVLNNNSVRARPDEGSPSSYKGEGLGVQPENNHGNINRKDDYT
- the LOC139964577 gene encoding uncharacterized protein isoform X4, whose translation is MHEELMSYRILHSPYSLTNETNSVKEMSSESATREVQMPMKKRMNVRDCYEEDGKDKRDSERRDGLHVSEKPEMAQKNIPEQQRYLPNLGHPQGIPTSHIVVAPSAVMPNYAPRFTHGVVQPSIQTSIPHHLSLTTSIMDQRTLTPLEAQQRYPFNHYVPLELSTFGLVSRGPKRHEPSSIIGDHSSPLKKVKKQKRPKEGRLEIPQAPKGIQGSMPQASSAVQPIILNFDVPAPKVPKVRPLEERLPSEVKFGSLFLNRSKVSDGSSRPMGIAVQDHHVTSEQGQDRPDSQGAKACSSSQRFSSQSPLQSKPPPFVPKTSRGEEMADGQQDIGGGAVTKVSPFKVPNIDQYKASTTGSQLLSGSLPVLTCFICKNQIHPGSRDYPIAPSLIITCTVCKRIAFGKKESAQVSIPKFPAACNPRVAPSEEVSAIRRKTFWKCLINHHKTTKQLRKRGRIIPRVSLPRGPRSVSSSVSGSYPASPQPMSPMSTCTAPSPCTSLPPSPGSQMSMPGSPLSQLPSPSLSPHPCLQPPSITPEGQFSGSRPVNSPKISSSGNDLRKMSQADQTEEHLDVPKSGSRQFSPGSSDVTMSPDSISLPPGRENEDATVRALLSLSAASSSESRNKLQVPGDISVRRHSLPISYEQRFSPRDRPLASRLVDSTENDQKIIQDYLDRQDLKYLKERFNLDGGGHLLSEPCMDEKSQNLNEGKAQISPKNRTFMISGKYVEGLKSDKPYEAFCCSCVNEEMVLIKCPTRSCEFVCNSISGMQIHEESHQMNSHKKVNQIHSLTEMRDGNYEDGASRSSVETQSADTDVEAKSPSSVTHFPHSSGRREEETTPSKDPSKDHQAPPSPAPIVSTSSVIDLGTTAQHVTIPRPNPPMMIPSSARTTSNEPTSPLDLSGKKQLTVGYSRSPKENNHLAPPSFQLGGTPLDLSSQTKHGYSDIVSYQVHNREKEQFVSNPMLGSTGKVIERPPAPAPNMMPSIQIPLPTTAVSIPTQIPTLPFFYTPFIPYPPTIPVSMATGIPLTLMGPQNSTSSLSSAPPRFEKSQEEGDREPKLYQGPFAFLNQVHAARSRAAKAAAAAASSMTASPSPQAIITNHIIHPGTPSPTSSCSSGSWHREKLRETSPASRSLTCSPQRAMAQHTNSTSPHSVSYQGGTISIQSNPTMGGHRRISPKTVKIESPFHQQELSPFNQGEQSSSSSTECSVRVKIEHCSDDEGVLNNNSVRARPDEGSPSSYKGEGLGVQPENNHGNINRKDDYT
- the LOC139964577 gene encoding uncharacterized protein isoform X2; the protein is MSDLENGEYQEGSCIKHESIDENMPDEIAVKVRWLQNTLVEGPQYGPASVKVFREDVRTYLIKKFGGPVSDLEIGVVLRSAFPHHVRRGKFYCGIGKQNNGETVQSNSVAETLFETQEQTNSVKEMSSESATREVQMPMKKRMNVRDCYEEDGKDKRDSERRDGLHVSEKPEMAQKNIPEQQRYLPNLGHPQGIPTSHIVVAPSAVMPNYAPRFTHGVVQPSIQTSIPHHLSLTTSIMDQRTLTPLEAQQRYPFNHYVPLELSTFGLVSRGPKRHEPSSIIGDHSSPLKKVKKQKRPKEGRLEIPQAPKGIQGSMPQASSAVQPIILNFDVPAPKVPKVRPLEERLPSEVKFGSLFLNRSKVSDGSSRPMGIAVQDHHVTSEQGQDRPDSQGAKACSSSQRFSSQSPLQSKPPPFVPKTSRGEEMADGQQDIGGGAVTKVSPFKVPNIDQYKASTTGSQLLSGSLPVLTCFICKNQIHPGSRDYPIAPSLIITCTVCKRIAFGKKESAQVSIPKFPAACNPRVAPSEEVSAIRRKTFWKCLINHHKTTKQLRKRGRIIPRVSLPRGPRSVSSSVSGSYPASPQPMSPMSTCTAPSPCTSLPPSPGSQMSMPGSPLSQLPSPSLSPHPCLQPPSITPEGQFSGSRPVNSPKISSSGNDLRKMSQADQTEEHLDVPKSGSRQFSPGSSDVTMSPDSISLPPGRENEDATVRALLSLSAASSSESRNKLQVPGDISVRRHSLPISYEQRFSPRDRPLASRLVDSTENDQKIIQDYLDRQDLKYLKERFNLDGGGHLLSEPCMDEKSQNLNEGKAQISPKNRTFMISGKYVEGLKSDKPYEAFCCSCVNEEMVLIKCPTRSCEFVCNSISGMQIHEESHQMNSHKKVNQIHSLTEMRDGNYEDGASRSSVETQSADTDVEAKSPSSVTHFPHSSGRREEETTPSKDPSKDHQAPPSPAPIVSTSSVIDLGTTAQHVTIPRPNPPMMIPSSARTTSNEPTSPLDLSGKKQLTVGYSRSPKENNHLAPPSFQLGGTPLDLSSQTKHGYSDIVSYQVHNREKEQFVSNPMLGSTGKVIERPPAPAPNMMPSIQIPLPTTAVSIPTQIPTLPFFYTPFIPYPPTIPVSMATGIPLTLMGPQNSTSSLSSAPPRFEKSQEEGDREPKLYQGPFAFLNQVHAARSRAAKAAAAAASSMTASPSPQAIITNHIIHPGTPSPTSSCSSGSWHREKLRETSPASRSLTCSPQRAMAQHTNSTSPHSVSYQGGTISIQSNPTMGGHRRISPKTVKIESPFHQQELSPFNQGEQSSSSSTECSVRVKIEHCSDDEGVLNNNSVRARPDEGSPSSYKGEGLGVQPENNHGNINRKDDYT